Proteins encoded in a region of the Diospyros lotus cultivar Yz01 chromosome 9, ASM1463336v1, whole genome shotgun sequence genome:
- the LOC127810552 gene encoding uncharacterized protein LOC127810552 yields the protein MVGLTGSNGGVATVAEPQYEKAKISVWWDIENCQVPKGCEPHSIAQNISSALATMNYCGPVSSISAYGDTTGIPNSVQQALNSTGIALNHVPAGVKDASDKKILVDMLFWAVDNAAPANFLLISGDRDFSNALHQLRMRKYNILLAQPQKASVPLVAAAKSVWLWTSLLAGGPPLSNSGSPQSVDSNSSYFSDSESLHGLGPDPVHLDQPGDSFYESHHSGTQKASSMGRGKDAKHKGKQLRMNLSQPNISQSSSVPLGVKEDQNSSNSHQPGYMHVKQFEDPPDLSSTCDPGVTSSMPAPNFVPGSADLSWTTDNNIQSDYQNYYSRPVRPNNVPLQPPFSPGNVPPPDPRAFASHSRPPRPDGPSFTPGPPTKVPDVGKLNQPVDSFYESHHSGTQKPSSMGRGKDAKYKGKLPRRNPSQPNISVSSSVPPGVKEDQNSANSRQPGYMHVKQFEDPRDLSSTCDPGVTSSMPAQNFMPGSADLSWTTNNNVQSNYQNYYSRPVRPNHVPLRPPFAPGNLPRPDPHAFASHSGPPRPDGPSFTPGPPTKIPDVSEINISGYRGNDYQPSTSQPRIGVELKQNHTSHVKLNGPQRGHVDNKPSFYNDALNNAHPNGREFQSSSSSATVTTNISSHGVCAIPGCSKPSEYDQGLIRVVLLALKTLKTEKIMPNQANITDCIRYGDPKHRTADVKKALESAVEQKLVVKKNLRGSLQIYVGKNQKLWECVNPNRGYIMLFPEATWNEIRKFLTSSPGRSAVMASQCRYEAATIMKQMCLKEFALGDVLQILHLVINVKKWVTHHQSGWQPVNITVTEA from the exons ATGGTGGGCCTCACCGGGAGTAATGGCGGAGTTGCGACGGTGGCGGAGCCGCAGTACGAGAAGGCGAAGATATCGGTGTGGTGGGACATCGAGAACTGCCAGGTTCCGAAGGGATGCGAGCCCCACTCGATCGCACAGAACATAAGCTCGGCGCTGGCGACGATGAACTACTGCGGGCCTGTGTCGTCGATCTCCGCGTACGGCGACACTACGGGCATTCCAAACTCCGTCCAACAGGCTCTCAATAGCACCGGCATCGCCTTGAACCACGTCCCTGCAG GAGTTAAAGATGCAAGCGACAAGAAGATTCTGGTGGATATGTTATTCTGGGCCGTGGACAATGCTGCGCCTgctaattttttgttaatttccgGTGATCGGGACTTTTCTAATGCTCTGCATCAGCTGCGCATGAGGAAATACAATATTCTCCTGGCTCAACCTCAGAAAGCATCTGTACCACTTGTTGCTGCCGCTAAAAGTGTCTGGCTCTGGACAAGTCTTTTGGCTGGAGGGCCACCTTTATCGAATAGCGGCTCTCCTCAATCTGTTGACAGCAACTCTAGTTATTTTTCCGACTCTGAATCATTGCATGGTCTTGGTCCTGATCCTGTTCACTTAGACCAGCCAGGGGATTCCTTCTATGAGAGCCATCACTCTGGGACTCAGAAAGCCTCAAGTATGGGGAGGGGAAAAGATGCTAAACATAAAGGGAAACAGCTTCGGATGAATCTGAGTCAACCAAATATTTCACAATCTTCAAGTGTGCCACTAGGAGTTAAAGAAGATCAGAATAGTTCAAATTCCCATCAACCTGGATATATGCATGTGAAGCAATTCGAGGACCCCCCGGATTTATCTAGTACTTGTGATCCCGGAGTAACCTCAAGCATGCCTGCCCCAAACTTCGTGCCTGGCAGTGCTGACCTTTCCTGGACTACCGACAATAACATTCAGAGTGATTACCAAAACTATTACTCGCGTCCTGTAAGGCCAAACAACGTTCCTTTGCAGCCTCCGTTTTCACCGGGTAATGTGCCTCCACCTGATCCGCGTGCCTTTGCTTCCCATTCAAGGCCTCCAAGGCCTGATGGACCAAGCTTCACACCAGGTCCTCCAACAAAAGTGCCCGATGTTGGAAAGCTAAACCAGCCAGTGGATTCCTTCTATGAGAGCCATCACTCTGGGACTCAGAAACCCTCAAGTATGGGGAGGGGAAAAGATGCTAAATATAAGGGGAAACTGCCTCGGAGGAATCCGAGTCAACCAAATATTTCAGTATCTTCAAGTGTGCCACCAGGAGTTAAAGAAGATCAGAATAGTGCAAACTCCCGTCAACCTGGATATATGCATGTGAAGCAATTCGAGGACCCCCGGGATTTATCTAGTACTTGTGATCCCGGAGTAACCTCAAGCATGCCTGCCCAAAACTTCATGCCTGGCAGTGCTGACCTTTCTTGGACTACCAACAATAACGTTCAGAGTAATTACCAAAACTATTACTCGCGTCCTGTAAGGCCAAACCACGTTCCTTTGCGGCCTCCATTTGCACCAGGTAATCTGCCTCGACCTGATCCGCATGCCTTTGCCTCCCATTCAGGGCCTCCAAGGCCTGATGGACCAAGCTTCACACCAGGTCCTCCAACAAAAATACCCGATGTTAGCGAGATAAATATTTCTGGATACCGCGGCAATGATTATCAGCCCTCTACTTCACAACCACGAATTGGAGTAGAGTTAAAACAAAATCACACAAGCCATGTAAAATTAAATGGTCCGCAGAGGGGCCACGTGGATAACAAGCCTTCATTTTACAATGATGCACTGAACAACGCGCATCCCAATGGTCGAGAATTTCAATCATCATCTTCCTCAGCCACGGTCACCACTAATATCTCCAGTCATGGTGTATGCGCAATTCCAGGATGCTCTAAACCGTCTGAATATGATCAAGGCCTGATCAGGGTAGTTCTACTTGCCTTGAAGACGTTAAAAACTGAGAAGATTATGCCAAATCAAGCAAATATAACTGATTGCATACGTTATGGTGATCCCAAGCACCGAACAGCTGATGTTAAGAAAGCTTTAGAGAGTGCAGTTGAGCAGAAGCTTGTAGTTAAGAAGAACTTGAGAGGTTCTTTGCAAATATATGTTGGTAAGAATCAGAAACTATGGGAGTGTGTGAACCCCAATAGGGGTTATATTATGCTTTTCCCAGAAGCAACATGGAATGAAATCCGTAAATTTTTAACATCCTCTCCTGGCCGATCTGCAGTAATGGCTTCTCAATGCAG GTATGAAGCTGCTACTATTATGAAGCAAATGTGCTTAAAAGAGTTTGCTTTGGGCGATGTACTTCAGATCTTACACCTGGTGATCAATGTGAAGAAGTGGGTCACACATCATCAGTCAGGATGGCAGCCAGTTAACATCACTGTCACAGAGGCCTGA
- the LOC127809813 gene encoding uncharacterized protein LOC127809813 isoform X1, translated as MAGKKVIAICQSGGEFVTEEDGSLSYRGGDAHAMEIDEQIKYNDFRMEVAEMFNSNVDNISVKYFLPGNRKTLITISNDKDLKRMINFHGSSSTTDIYVLAEEIVAPDVSNMPASRSSRTTLSEAGVLVEAPLNVIDDINQPADMLDTPFVILGDTTNIDDHIEMPGEMAPPPLSVGSNDEKHIKAAQQWQNNITGVGQRFNSVHEFREALRKYAIANQFAFRYKKNDSHRVTVKCKSEGCPWRIHASRLATTQLICIKKMNATHSCEGAAVTTGHQATRSWVASIVKEKLKVDPNYKPKDIVKDIKQEFGIQLNYFQAWRGKEIAKEQLQGSYKEAYKQLPVFCERIMETNPGSLATFATKEDSSFHRLFVSFHASLHGFLQGCRPLLFLDSISLMSKYQGALLAATAADGNDEVFPVAFAVVDAETDDNWHWFLLQLKDALSTARNITFVADREKGLRESIADIFHDIDVHHGYCIRYLSDQLIRDLKGQFSHEVKRLLVEDVHAAAYAPQTEGFERCLESIKSISLEAYDWLMQSEPVNWANAFFSGARYNHMTSNFGELFYSWASDAHELPITQMVDAVRGKVMELIYTRRANSNQWLTRLTPSMEEKLEKESLKSQSLQVLISASNKFEVRGDSIEFVNLDHWDCSCKGWQLTGLPCCHAIAVISCLGHIPYDYCSRYFTTDIYRLTYSESIHPVTSVDRPMHNGSSQCLVTVTPPPTRRPPGRPTTKRFGSQEAAKRQLQCSKCKATGHNKSTCKEFLLEC; from the exons ATGGCTGGGAAGAAAGTGATAGCTATATGTCAGTCAGGTGGTGAGTTTGTGACTGAGGAAGATGGGTCACTGTCTTACAGAGGTGGGGATGCTCATGCTATGGAAATTGATGAACAGATAAAGTACAATGACTTCAGAATGGAAGTGGCAGAGATGTTCAATAGCAATGTTGACAATATTTCTGTCAAATATTTCCTGCCTGGCAACAGGAAGACGCTTATTACAATATCCAATGACAAAGACCTCAAGCGCATGATCAATTTCCATGGCAGCTCCAGCACCACTGACATATATGTCTTGGCAGAAGAAATAGTCGCTCCTGATGTCTCAAACATGCCAGCTAGTAG GTCAAGTCGGACTACTTTGTCAGAAGCTGGGGTTCTGGTTGAGGCCCCTCTTAATGTCATAGATGACATAAACCAGCCTGCTGACATGCTAGATACCCCTTTTGTTATTCTGGGTGATACCACCAATATTGATGACCATATCGAGATGCCCGGAGAAATGGCTCCACCCCCTCTATCTGTAGGTTCCAATGATGAGAAGCATATTAAAGCTGCACAGCAGTGGCAAAACAATATCACAGGTGTTGGCCAAAGATTCAATAGTGTTCATGAATTTCGTGAGGCCCTACGTAAATATGCTATCGCAAATCAATTTGCTTTTAGATATAAGAAGAATGACAGTCATCGTGTAACTGTAAAATGCAAATCAGAAGGTTGTCCATGGAGAATTCATGCATCGAGGTTGGCAACCACCCAACTAATTTGCATTAAGAAAATGAATGCCACTCATTCATGTGAAGGGGCTGCTGTGACAACAGGACATCAGGCAACTAGAAGTTGGGTTGCAAGTATCGTCAAGGAGAAGCTTAAAGTTGACCCCAACTACAAGCCAAAGGACATTGTCAAAGATATTAAACAGGAATTTGGAATTCAACTGAACTACTTCCAGGCATGGCGTGGAAAAGAGATTGCCAAGGAGCAGCTTCAGGGTTCTTATAAGGAGGCATACAAGCAGTTACCTGTTTTCTGTGAGAGGATAATGGAGACAAATCCTGGTAGTTTAGCTACTTTTGCAACAAAGGAAGACTCAAGTTTTCATAGATTGTTTGTCTCTTTTCATGCGTCTTTACATGGGTTCCTACAGGGTTGTCGGCCTCTACTCTTTCTTGACAGCATATCCTTAATGTCAAAATACCAAGGTGCATTGTTGGCAGCAACAGCTGCTGATGGGAATGATGAGGTTTTTCCTGTTGCTTTTGCAGTGGTAGATGCAGAAACTGATGATAACTGGCACTGGTTTCTGCTACAATTGAAAGATGCATTATCAACAGCTCGGAACATTACTTTTGTGGCAGACAGAGAAAAAGGACTAAGGGAGTCAATTGCTGATATATTCCATGACATAGATGTCCACCATGGTTACTGTATCCGCTATCTTTCAGACCAACTTATCAGAGATTTGAAGGGACAATTTTCTCATGAAGTGAAACGTCTTTTGGTTGAGGATGTCCATGCTGCTGCATATGCACCACAAACTGAAGGCTTTGAGAGGTGTTTAGAAAGCATTAAAAGTATTTCACTAGAAGCCTATGACTGGCTCATGCAGAGTGAACCTGTGAACTGGGCAAATGCCTTCTTCAGTGGTGCAAGATATAACCATATGACATCAAACTTTGGAGAACTGTTCTATAGTTGGGCTTCAGATGCACATGAATTACCAATAACCCAGATGGTTGATGCTGTGCGAGGTAAGGTTATGGAGTTGATTTATACACGGCGTGCTAATTCAAATCAGTGGCTGACGAGGTTAACCCCATCCATGGAAGAAAAACTAGAAAAGGAAAGCCTAAAATCCCAGTCTCTTCAAGTGTTAATTTCAGCTAGTAACAAGTTTGAGGTTCGTGGCGACTCCATTGAATTTGTTAATCTTGATCACTGGGATTGTAGTTGCAAAGGGTGGCAGCTTACTGGTTTGCCATGTTGCCATGCCATTGCTGTCATAAGTTGCCTGGGCCATATTCCATATGATTACTGTTCTAGATACTTCACAACGGATATCTACCGGTTGACATATTCGGAGTCAATTCATCCTGTCACAAGTGTAGATAGGCCCATGCACAATGGATCTTCTCAGTGTTTGGTGACTGTGACCCCTCCACCGACTCGTCGTCCACCAGGCCGACCTACTACTAAGCGATTTGGATCACAAGAGGCGGCTAAACGTCAACTCCAATGCAGTAAATGCAAGGCAACGGGTCACAATAAGTCAACTTGCAAAGAGTTTTTGCTAGAGTGTTGA
- the LOC127809813 gene encoding uncharacterized protein LOC127809813 isoform X2, producing the protein MLDTPFVILGDTTNIDDHIEMPGEMAPPPLSVGSNDEKHIKAAQQWQNNITGVGQRFNSVHEFREALRKYAIANQFAFRYKKNDSHRVTVKCKSEGCPWRIHASRLATTQLICIKKMNATHSCEGAAVTTGHQATRSWVASIVKEKLKVDPNYKPKDIVKDIKQEFGIQLNYFQAWRGKEIAKEQLQGSYKEAYKQLPVFCERIMETNPGSLATFATKEDSSFHRLFVSFHASLHGFLQGCRPLLFLDSISLMSKYQGALLAATAADGNDEVFPVAFAVVDAETDDNWHWFLLQLKDALSTARNITFVADREKGLRESIADIFHDIDVHHGYCIRYLSDQLIRDLKGQFSHEVKRLLVEDVHAAAYAPQTEGFERCLESIKSISLEAYDWLMQSEPVNWANAFFSGARYNHMTSNFGELFYSWASDAHELPITQMVDAVRGKVMELIYTRRANSNQWLTRLTPSMEEKLEKESLKSQSLQVLISASNKFEVRGDSIEFVNLDHWDCSCKGWQLTGLPCCHAIAVISCLGHIPYDYCSRYFTTDIYRLTYSESIHPVTSVDRPMHNGSSQCLVTVTPPPTRRPPGRPTTKRFGSQEAAKRQLQCSKCKATGHNKSTCKEFLLEC; encoded by the coding sequence ATGCTAGATACCCCTTTTGTTATTCTGGGTGATACCACCAATATTGATGACCATATCGAGATGCCCGGAGAAATGGCTCCACCCCCTCTATCTGTAGGTTCCAATGATGAGAAGCATATTAAAGCTGCACAGCAGTGGCAAAACAATATCACAGGTGTTGGCCAAAGATTCAATAGTGTTCATGAATTTCGTGAGGCCCTACGTAAATATGCTATCGCAAATCAATTTGCTTTTAGATATAAGAAGAATGACAGTCATCGTGTAACTGTAAAATGCAAATCAGAAGGTTGTCCATGGAGAATTCATGCATCGAGGTTGGCAACCACCCAACTAATTTGCATTAAGAAAATGAATGCCACTCATTCATGTGAAGGGGCTGCTGTGACAACAGGACATCAGGCAACTAGAAGTTGGGTTGCAAGTATCGTCAAGGAGAAGCTTAAAGTTGACCCCAACTACAAGCCAAAGGACATTGTCAAAGATATTAAACAGGAATTTGGAATTCAACTGAACTACTTCCAGGCATGGCGTGGAAAAGAGATTGCCAAGGAGCAGCTTCAGGGTTCTTATAAGGAGGCATACAAGCAGTTACCTGTTTTCTGTGAGAGGATAATGGAGACAAATCCTGGTAGTTTAGCTACTTTTGCAACAAAGGAAGACTCAAGTTTTCATAGATTGTTTGTCTCTTTTCATGCGTCTTTACATGGGTTCCTACAGGGTTGTCGGCCTCTACTCTTTCTTGACAGCATATCCTTAATGTCAAAATACCAAGGTGCATTGTTGGCAGCAACAGCTGCTGATGGGAATGATGAGGTTTTTCCTGTTGCTTTTGCAGTGGTAGATGCAGAAACTGATGATAACTGGCACTGGTTTCTGCTACAATTGAAAGATGCATTATCAACAGCTCGGAACATTACTTTTGTGGCAGACAGAGAAAAAGGACTAAGGGAGTCAATTGCTGATATATTCCATGACATAGATGTCCACCATGGTTACTGTATCCGCTATCTTTCAGACCAACTTATCAGAGATTTGAAGGGACAATTTTCTCATGAAGTGAAACGTCTTTTGGTTGAGGATGTCCATGCTGCTGCATATGCACCACAAACTGAAGGCTTTGAGAGGTGTTTAGAAAGCATTAAAAGTATTTCACTAGAAGCCTATGACTGGCTCATGCAGAGTGAACCTGTGAACTGGGCAAATGCCTTCTTCAGTGGTGCAAGATATAACCATATGACATCAAACTTTGGAGAACTGTTCTATAGTTGGGCTTCAGATGCACATGAATTACCAATAACCCAGATGGTTGATGCTGTGCGAGGTAAGGTTATGGAGTTGATTTATACACGGCGTGCTAATTCAAATCAGTGGCTGACGAGGTTAACCCCATCCATGGAAGAAAAACTAGAAAAGGAAAGCCTAAAATCCCAGTCTCTTCAAGTGTTAATTTCAGCTAGTAACAAGTTTGAGGTTCGTGGCGACTCCATTGAATTTGTTAATCTTGATCACTGGGATTGTAGTTGCAAAGGGTGGCAGCTTACTGGTTTGCCATGTTGCCATGCCATTGCTGTCATAAGTTGCCTGGGCCATATTCCATATGATTACTGTTCTAGATACTTCACAACGGATATCTACCGGTTGACATATTCGGAGTCAATTCATCCTGTCACAAGTGTAGATAGGCCCATGCACAATGGATCTTCTCAGTGTTTGGTGACTGTGACCCCTCCACCGACTCGTCGTCCACCAGGCCGACCTACTACTAAGCGATTTGGATCACAAGAGGCGGCTAAACGTCAACTCCAATGCAGTAAATGCAAGGCAACGGGTCACAATAAGTCAACTTGCAAAGAGTTTTTGCTAGAGTGTTGA
- the LOC127810084 gene encoding cyprosin-like, with translation MRLCLFVALCVLVLSSLSVPAFSDDLVRLGLKKQPLDLHGSKAARMARLHGKYKSGANGLHQDEDVDIVSLKNYMDAQYYGEIGIGSPPQKFTVIFDTGSSNLWVPSSKCIFSIACLFHSKYKHSKSSTYHKVGKHCAIRYGSGSVSGFLSQDNVEVGGVVVKDQVFMEATKEGSLTFVAAQFDGILGLGFQEISVGDVVPFWYNMVEQGLAKEKVFSFWLNRDPDAKEGGEIVFGGVDPKHFKGEHTYIPITQKGYWQFEMEDFLIANRSTGFCEGGCAAIVDSGTSLLAGPTTVVTQINYAIGAEGVMSMGCKQIVSEYGDQIWDLLVSGVHPDKVCSQIGLCVFDGAHSVSAEIKTVVEDANKEETSAGGKPSCTACEMLVVWVRNQLKQKETKESVFNYVNQLCQSLPSPMGESAVDCNSLSKLPNVTFRIGSKDFSLTPEQYVLKTGEGPTTVCVSGFIALDVPAPRGPLWILGDVFMGMYHTVFDYGNLQVGFAEAA, from the exons ATGAGGCTTTGCCTTTTTGTGGCTCTTTGTGTACTGGTTTTGTCATCCCTGTCTGTACCTGCTTTCTCTGATGATTTAGTTAGGCTTGGCTTGAAGAAGCAACCCTTAGATCTTCATGGCTCTAAGGCTGCCAGGATGGCAAGATTGCATGGTAAATATAAGAGTGGAGCAAATGGCTTGCATCAGGATGAAGATGTTGACATAGTATCCTTGAAGAACTATATGGATGCTCAATACTACGGAGAGATCGGTATTGGGTCGCCGCCTCAGAAATTCACTGTGATATTTGATACTGGCAGTTCCAATCTCTGGGTTCCCTCGTCAAAATGCATTTTTTca ATTGCTTGCTTATTCCATTCTAAATACAAGCACTCCAAATCCTCAACATATCACAAAGTTG GAAAACATTGTGCGATACGTTATGGATCTGGATCTGTTTCTGGCTTCCTTAGTCAAGATAATGTCGAAGTCGGCGGTGTTGTGGTCAAGGATcaa GTTTTCATGGAGGCTACAAAAGAAGGAAGTCTTACATTTGTGGCAGCACAATTTGATGGAATACTTGGTCTTGGCTTCCAGGAAATTTCAGTAGGGGATGTAGTGCCATTCTG GTACAATATGGTAGAACAAGGTCTTGCAAAAGAGAAAGTCTTCTCTTTTTGGCTTAATCGGGATCCAGATGCTAAAGAGGGTGGTGAGATTGTTTTTGGTGGTGTTGATCCAAAGCACTTCAAGGGGGAGCATACTTATATTCCCATAACTCAAAAGGGTTACTGGCAG tttgAAATGGAAGATTTTCTGATTGCAAACCGATCAACAG GTTTTTGTGAAGGTGGATGTGCTGCTATTGTGGATTCTGGAACATCTTTGCTTGCGGGTCCAACG ACTGTGGTCACTCAAATTAACTACGCTATTGGAGCGGAAGGAGTTATGAGCATGGGATGCAAACAAATAGTTTCTGAGTATGGAGATCAGATATGGGATCTTCTAGTTTCTGGG GTACATCCTGACAAAGTATGTTCTCAGATTGGTTTATGTGTTTTTGATGGGGCTCATTCTGTGAG TGCTGAAATCAAGACAGTAGTTGAAGATGCGAATAAGGAGGAAACTTCTGCTGGGGGTAAACCTTCTTGTACGGCTTGTGAGATGCTTGTTGTTTGGGTTCGGAACCAGCTGAAACAAAAGGAAACAAAGGAGAGCGTGTTCAATTATGTGAATCAG CTTTGCCAGAGCTTGCCAAGTCCAATGGGAGAATCAGCGGTGGACTGCAATAGCTTGTCCAAGCTGCCAAACGTTACATTCAGAATTGGAAGTAAAGATTTCAGTCTCACTCCCGAACAG TATGTTCTGAAAACAGGCGAGGGCCCAACCACCGTCTGCGTCAGTGGATTCATCGCTTTGGATGTGCCAGCTCCCCGCGGTCCTCTCTG GATTCTTGGAGATGTCTTCATGGGGATGTACCATACTGTGTTTGACTATGGCAACCTGCAGGTGGGGTTTGCTGAAGCTGCCTAG